A genome region from Primulina eburnea isolate SZY01 chromosome 9, ASM2296580v1, whole genome shotgun sequence includes the following:
- the LOC140841243 gene encoding diamine oxidase [copper-containing] 1, peroxisomal-like: MASASKKTTTETDAGESAAIVIRREAVSSSAVADWTEDQQRKNMTSLIRTEPSSNATNKGIQTLTRAQTKHPLEPLSPAEIFVAVATVRAAGATPAVRDSMRFIEAVLLEPDKHVVALADAYFFPPFQPSLLPRTKGGHVHIKLPPRQARLVVYSKKSNETSVWIVELVEVHATTRGGHHRGKVISSAVIPDVQPPLDAAEYAECEAVVKDYPPFIEAMKKRGIDDMDLVMVDNWCTGYYGEADAPSRRLAKPLIFCRTESDCPMENGYARPVEGIHVCVDMQNMVVIEFEDRKLVPLPLPDPLRNFTPGETRGGVDRSDVKALQIVQPEGPSFRIRGHYVEWQKWNFRVGFTPREGLIIYSVAYVDGSRGRRPIAHRLSFVEMVVPYGDPNDPHYRKNAFDGGEDGLGKNAHSLKKGCDCLGFIKYFDAHFTNFTGGVETTENCVCLHEEDHGILWKHQDWRTGLAELRRSRRLTVSFMCTVANYEYGFYWHFYQDGKIEAEVKLTGILSLGALQPGESRKYGTTIAPGLYAPVHQHFFVARMDMAVDCRPGEMQNQVVEVNVKVEEPGKENVHNNAFYAEETLLRSELEAIRECNPLSARHWIVRNTRAVNRNGQLTGYKLVPGSNCLPLAGTEAMFLRRAAFLKHHLWVTPYARGEDFPGGEFPNQNPRVGEGLATWVKQNRSLEEMDIVLWYVFGITHVPRLEDWPVMPVEHIGFVLQPHGFFNTSPAIDVPPSPCSMDVKENEVKENGVAKSISSGLIAKL; the protein is encoded by the exons ATGGCCTCAGCTTCGAAAAAGACGACGACGGAAACAGACGCAGGAGAATCGGCCGCCATCGTCATCCGCCGCGAGGCGGTGTCTAGTTCTGCCGTCGCTGATTGGACAGAAGATCAGCAGAGAAAGAATATGACGTCCTTAATCAGAACCGAGCCTTCTTCTAACGCCACCAATAAAG GGATTCAGACTCTGACAAGGGCCCAAACCAAACATCCTTTGGAACCTTTATCTCCTGCTGAAATCTTTGTGGCGGTGGCTACTGTCAGAGCAGCTGGAGCCACTCCGGCG GTCAGAgatagcatgagatttattgaaGCGGTTTTGTTGGAACCTGATAAACATGTAGTGGCACTGGCAGATGCTTATTTTTTCCCCCCCTTTCAACCATCATTATTGCCCAGAACCAAAGGAGGCCATGTTCATATCAAACTCCCACCAAGACAAGCCAGACTAGTTGTTTACAGTAAAAAGTCTAATGAAACTAGTGTATGGATTGTTGAGCTGGTTGAAGTTCATGCAACAACTCGAGGTGGACATCATAGGGGAAAAGTAATATCCTCTGCCGTTATTCCTGATGTTCAGCCACCTTTG GATGCTGCAGAATATGCTGAATGTGAAGCTGTTGTCAAAGATTACCCTCCATTTATAGAGGCAATGAAGAAGAGGGGTATTGATGATATGGATCTAGTCATGGTTGATAATTG GTGTACTGGCTACTACGGTGAAGCTGATGCTCCTAGTCGTAGACTTGCGAAACCACTTATATTTTGCCGGACAGAGAGCGATTGTCCAATGGAAAATGGATATGCTCGGCCAGTTGAAGGAATTCATGTGTGTGTTGACATGCAAAATATGGTTGTGATAGAGTTTGAAGATCGTAAGCTTGTTCCGTTGCCTCTCCCTGACCCACTCAGGAACTTCACTCCTGGTGAAACAAGAGGAGGGGTAGATAGAAGTGATGTCAAGGCCCTTCAAATTGTGCAGCCTGAAGGGCCAAGCTTTAGAATTAGGGGACATTATGTGGAGTGGCAGAAG TGGAATTTCCGGGTTGGTTTCACTCCAAGGGAGGGTTTGATTATTTATTCTGTTGCCTATGTTGATGGCAGCCGGGGTCGTAGACCTATAGCTCACAGGTTAAGCTTTGTGGAGATGGTTGTGCCCTATGGGGATCCCAATGACCCACATTACAGAAAGAACGCATTTGATGGTGGGGAAGATGGGCTTGGGAAGAATGCTCATTCTCTAAAGAAG GGATGTGACTGTTTgggatttataaaatatttcgaTGCTCATTTCACGAATTTTACTGGAGGTGTCGAAACAACTGAAAACTGTGTCTGTTTGCATGAAGAAGATCACGGAATTTTATGGAAGCATCAAGATTGGAGAACTGGGCTTGCAGAGCTTCGAAGATCAAGGCGTCTCACGGTTTCTTTCATGTGCACGGTTGCTAATTATGAATATGGATTCTACTGGCACTTTTATCAG GATGGGAAAATCGAAGCAGAAGTTAAACTTACTGGAATTCTTAGTTTAGGAGCATTGCAACCCGGAGAATCCAGAAAATATGGCACAACAATTGCACCAGGGTTATATGCTCCTGTTCATCAACACTTTTTTGTTGCTCGTATGGATATGGCAGTTGATTGTAGGCCTGGAGAAATGCAGAATCAG GTTGTTGAAGTGAATGTCAAAGTTGAAGAACCTGGTAAGGAGAATGTTCACAATAATGCATTCTATGCTGAGGAAACTTTACTTAGATCTGAATTAGAAGCCATACGAGAGTGTAATCCATTGTCTGCCCGTCACTGGATT GTAAGGAACACAAGAGCTGTCAATCGGAATGGACAGCTGACAGGCTACAAATTGGTACCTGGTTCAAATTGTTTGCCTTTGGCTGGTACTGAGGCTATGTTTCTGAGAAGAGCtgcatttttgaagcatcacctATGGGTTACACCATATGCACGTGGTGAAGATTTTCCTGGAGGAGAATTTCCTAACCAGAATCCTCGTGTTGGAGAGGGATTAGCTACTTGGGTGAAACAAAACCGGTCTCTCGAAGAAATGGATATTGTTCTATG GTATGTTTTTGGAATCACGCATGTTCCACGATTGGAAGACTGGCCTGTTATGCCTGTGGAACACATTGGTTTTGTACTTCAG CCGCATGGATTCTTCAACACATCCCCCGCAATTGATGTGCCTCCTAGTCCTTGCAGTATGGATGTGAAAGAGAATGAGGTGAAAGAAAATGGTGTTGCCAAGTCAATATCATCAGGTCTAATTGCAAAGCTTTGA